A stretch of Dehalococcoidia bacterium DNA encodes these proteins:
- a CDS encoding AAA family ATPase, translated as MKVISIVGMAGSGKSEVARIFENNGFVKIRFGDITDKEVSKRGLELNEENERYIRQQMRKEHGMSAYAKLSLSRIDYLLKSEDVVVDGLYSWEEYTLMKSRYGADLYVVAVWSSPEKRYERLMKRQVRPLTVEEAVSRDIVEIEDTNKGGPIAMADFFIINGSSLEDLKKQTERVIGALK; from the coding sequence ATGAAAGTGATATCAATTGTTGGTATGGCAGGTTCAGGTAAATCAGAGGTGGCTAGGATATTTGAGAATAATGGCTTTGTGAAGATAAGGTTTGGGGATATTACAGATAAAGAAGTCAGCAAAAGGGGGCTGGAGCTAAACGAGGAGAACGAGCGGTATATCAGGCAGCAGATGAGAAAAGAGCATGGAATGTCGGCTTATGCCAAGCTAAGCCTGTCCAGGATTGATTACCTGCTGAAATCTGAGGATGTCGTAGTGGACGGTCTCTACTCATGGGAAGAATACACGTTGATGAAGAGCCGCTATGGTGCAGACTTATATGTGGTTGCAGTTTGGTCATCACCTGAGAAAAGATATGAGAGGTTGATGAAAAGGCAGGTCCGACCCTTAACCGTTGAGGAGGCTGTCAGCCGCGATATTGTGGAGATAGAGGATACCAACAAGGGTGGGCCAATCGCCATGGCCGACTTTTTTATCATCAACGGGTCTTCCTTGGAAGACTTGAAAAAGCAAACAGAAAGGGTTATCGGTGCTTTGAAATGA
- a CDS encoding dCMP deaminase family protein codes for MSRPDIDEYFLKIASVVAERSTCRRHHVGAVAVRDKHILATGYNGAASGLKDCLELGCLRDGMDVPSGTRHELCRGIHAEQNVIIQAALHGVSLEDATIYVTHTPCILCAKMLVNAKIKRFMTFGMYADNSFRDLFVEANIEFELHKKPSSSITYLA; via the coding sequence ATATCTAGGCCAGATATCGATGAATATTTTTTAAAAATAGCGTCCGTAGTGGCAGAACGCTCGACGTGTCGCCGGCACCATGTAGGGGCAGTGGCAGTAAGGGACAAACACATATTAGCTACCGGATATAACGGTGCTGCCTCTGGACTTAAGGATTGCCTTGAGCTTGGCTGCCTGAGAGATGGCATGGATGTACCATCTGGAACGAGGCATGAGCTATGCCGGGGCATCCACGCAGAGCAAAATGTAATCATTCAGGCAGCTCTCCATGGAGTAAGCCTGGAAGATGCTACAATTTATGTCACACATACGCCATGTATACTATGTGCCAAGATGCTAGTAAATGCCAAGATAAAGCGGTTTATGACCTTTGGCATGTATGCTGATAACTCTTTCAGAGACCTATTTGTGGAAGCCAATATAGAGTTTGAATTGCATAAGAAACCGTCTTCCAGTATAACCTATCTGGCTTAG